The following are from one region of the Bradyrhizobium septentrionale genome:
- the rpsN gene encoding 30S ribosomal protein S14, with product MAKKSSIEKNNRRKRMAKNAAPQREKLKAIIADKTKPMEERFAATLKLAEMPRNSSPTRIRNRCELTGRPRSNYRKNKLSRIALRELGSKGLVPGLVKSSW from the coding sequence ATGGCAAAGAAGAGTTCGATCGAGAAGAATAACCGGCGCAAGCGGATGGCGAAGAATGCCGCCCCGCAGCGTGAGAAGCTGAAGGCGATCATCGCCGACAAGACCAAGCCGATGGAAGAGCGCTTCGCGGCGACGCTGAAGCTCGCCGAGATGCCGCGCAACTCGTCGCCGACGCGCATCCGCAACCGCTGCGAGCTGACCGGGCGTCCGCGCTCGAACTATCGCAAGAACAAGCTCTCGCGCATCGCGCTGCGTGAACTCGGCTCCAAGGGCCTGGTTCCCGGGCTCGTGAAGTCGAGCTGGTAA
- the rplX gene encoding 50S ribosomal protein L24, with protein MAAKIRKGDKVMVLTGRDKGRTGEVFEVRPDENKALVRGINMVKRHQKQSQTQEGGIISKEMPIHLSNVAYVGKDGKPTRIGFKIQADGKKVRVAKSSGAEIDG; from the coding sequence ATGGCTGCCAAGATCCGCAAGGGCGATAAGGTCATGGTGCTCACCGGCCGCGACAAGGGTCGCACCGGCGAGGTGTTCGAGGTGCGTCCGGACGAGAACAAGGCTCTCGTGCGCGGCATCAACATGGTGAAGCGTCACCAGAAGCAGAGCCAGACCCAGGAAGGCGGCATCATCTCCAAGGAGATGCCGATCCACCTGTCCAACGTGGCGTATGTCGGCAAGGACGGCAAGCCGACCCGCATTGGGTTCAAGATTCAGGCCGATGGCAAGAAGGTTCGTGTTGCCAAGAGCTCGGGAGCAGAGATCGATGGCTGA
- the rpmC gene encoding 50S ribosomal protein L29 has product MAEMKVEDIRAMSDDQREDAVLNLKKERFNLRFQRATGQLENTSRMREARRDIARIKTVAAQLRAKKK; this is encoded by the coding sequence ATGGCCGAGATGAAAGTTGAAGACATTCGCGCGATGAGCGACGACCAGCGGGAAGACGCGGTCCTTAACCTGAAGAAGGAACGCTTCAACCTGCGTTTCCAGCGCGCCACCGGGCAGCTGGAGAACACCTCGCGGATGCGGGAAGCCCGCCGCGATATCGCTCGTATCAAGACCGTCGCCGCGCAGCTGCGCGCGAAGAAGAAGTAA
- the rpsQ gene encoding 30S ribosomal protein S17: MPKRTLQGVVVSDKQAKTIVVRVDRRFTHPIYKKTIRRSKNYHAHDENNQFKPGDMVWIEESKPISKLKRWTVVRGEHKKTA, from the coding sequence ATGCCGAAACGTACTCTGCAGGGCGTGGTCGTCAGCGACAAGCAAGCCAAGACCATCGTGGTGCGCGTCGATCGCCGCTTCACCCACCCGATCTACAAGAAGACGATCCGCCGTTCCAAGAACTACCACGCGCACGACGAGAACAACCAGTTCAAGCCGGGCGACATGGTCTGGATCGAGGAATCGAAGCCGATCTCGAAGCTGAAGCGCTGGACCGTGGTCCGGGGCGAACACAAGAAAACGGCCTGA
- the rplN gene encoding 50S ribosomal protein L14: MIQMQTNLDVADNSGARRVMCIKVLGGSKRRYATVGDVIVVSIKEAIPRGKVKKGDVMKAVVVRVRKDIRRADGSVIRFDRNAAVLINNQSEPVGTRIFGPVPRELRAKNHMKIISLAPEVL; the protein is encoded by the coding sequence ATGATTCAGATGCAGACCAACCTCGACGTGGCCGATAATTCAGGCGCACGCCGTGTCATGTGCATCAAGGTTCTTGGAGGTTCCAAGCGCCGCTATGCCACCGTGGGCGACGTTATCGTTGTGTCGATCAAGGAAGCCATTCCGCGTGGCAAGGTGAAGAAGGGCGACGTGATGAAGGCCGTCGTGGTCCGGGTCCGCAAGGACATCCGCCGCGCCGACGGTTCGGTCATCCGTTTCGACCGCAACGCCGCCGTGCTGATCAACAATCAGTCCGAGCCGGTCGGCACCCGTATCTTCGGGCCGGTGCCGCGCGAGCTGCGCGCCAAGAACCACATGAAGATCATTTCGCTTGCGCCGGAGGTGCTGTGA
- the rplE gene encoding 50S ribosomal protein L5, which yields MADTAYTPRLRAEYDKKIRGMMTEKFGYANVMQVPRLDKVVLNMGVGDSVNDRKKAETAAAELSLIAGQKAIVTYSRIAIATFKLRENQPIGCKVTLRKTHMYEFIDRLVNVALPRVRDFRGLNPKSFDGRGNYSLGIKEHIIFPEIDFDKVSEARGMDITVCTTAKTDDEARALLAAFNFPFRQ from the coding sequence ATGGCTGATACAGCTTACACGCCGCGCCTGCGCGCGGAGTATGACAAGAAGATCCGCGGCATGATGACCGAGAAGTTCGGCTATGCCAACGTGATGCAGGTGCCGCGTCTCGACAAGGTCGTACTCAACATGGGCGTCGGCGATTCCGTCAACGACCGCAAGAAGGCCGAGACCGCCGCTGCCGAATTGAGCCTGATCGCCGGCCAGAAGGCGATCGTGACCTATTCGCGGATCGCGATCGCGACCTTCAAGCTGCGCGAGAACCAGCCGATCGGCTGCAAGGTCACGCTGCGCAAGACCCATATGTACGAGTTCATCGACCGCCTGGTGAACGTGGCGCTGCCCCGCGTCCGCGACTTCCGCGGCCTGAACCCGAAGAGCTTCGACGGCCGCGGCAATTATTCGCTCGGCATCAAGGAGCACATCATTTTCCCCGAGATCGACTTCGACAAGGTCTCGGAAGCGCGTGGCATGGACATCACGGTGTGCACCACCGCCAAGACCGACGACGAGGCACGTGCCTTGTTGGCCGCTTTCAATTTCCCGTTCCGGCAGTGA
- the rplP gene encoding 50S ribosomal protein L16, with amino-acid sequence MMQPKKTKFRKAHKGRIHGVATSGATLAFGQFGLKAMEPERVTARQIEAARRALTRHMKRAGRVWIRVFPDVPVSKKPAEVRMGSGKGAPELWVVRIKPGRVMFEIDGVPVQTAKEALSLAAAKLPIKTRFVARIAE; translated from the coding sequence ATGATGCAACCTAAGAAAACGAAGTTCCGGAAGGCGCATAAGGGCCGTATCCACGGCGTTGCGACCTCTGGCGCGACGTTGGCGTTCGGCCAGTTCGGCCTGAAGGCGATGGAGCCTGAGCGCGTCACCGCCCGTCAGATCGAAGCCGCACGCCGCGCGCTGACCCGTCACATGAAGCGCGCCGGCCGCGTCTGGATCCGCGTGTTCCCGGACGTGCCGGTGTCGAAGAAGCCCGCCGAAGTCCGCATGGGCTCCGGCAAGGGTGCGCCGGAATTGTGGGTGGTCCGGATCAAGCCGGGCCGCGTGATGTTTGAGATCGACGGCGTGCCGGTGCAGACCGCCAAGGAGGCGCTGTCGCTCGCCGCCGCCAAGCTGCCGATCAAGACGCGCTTCGTTGCGCGCATTGCGGAGTAA
- the rpsC gene encoding 30S ribosomal protein S3, which produces MGQKINPIGLRLGINRTWDSRWFAGKQEYGKLLHEDVKIREILHKELKQAAVARIVIERPHKKCRVTIHSARPGVVIGKKGADIDKLRKKVADITSSDVVINIVEIRKPELDATLVAESIAQQLERRVAFRRAMKRAVQSAMRLGAEGIRINCSGRLGGAEIARMEWYREGRVPLHTLRADVDYGVATAFTTFGTCGVKVWIFKGEILEHDPMAQDKKMAEGDNTPRSRRDAA; this is translated from the coding sequence ATGGGTCAAAAGATCAATCCAATCGGGCTGCGTCTCGGCATCAACCGGACCTGGGACTCCCGTTGGTTCGCCGGCAAGCAGGAATACGGCAAGCTCCTGCACGAGGACGTCAAGATCCGCGAGATCCTGCACAAGGAGCTCAAGCAGGCGGCCGTCGCCCGCATCGTGATCGAGCGCCCGCACAAGAAGTGCCGCGTGACGATCCACTCGGCCCGTCCGGGCGTCGTGATCGGCAAGAAGGGCGCCGACATCGACAAGCTGCGCAAGAAGGTCGCCGACATCACCTCGTCGGACGTCGTGATCAACATCGTCGAAATCCGCAAGCCGGAGCTCGACGCGACCCTGGTCGCTGAATCGATCGCCCAGCAGCTCGAGCGCCGCGTTGCGTTCCGCCGCGCCATGAAGCGCGCCGTGCAGTCGGCGATGCGTCTCGGCGCGGAGGGCATCCGCATCAACTGCTCCGGCCGTCTCGGCGGCGCCGAAATCGCGCGCATGGAGTGGTACCGCGAAGGCCGCGTGCCGCTGCACACGCTGCGCGCCGACGTCGACTACGGCGTTGCCACCGCGTTCACGACCTTCGGCACCTGCGGCGTCAAGGTCTGGATCTTCAAGGGCGAGATCCTCGAGCACGATCCGATGGCCCAGGACAAGAAGATGGCCGAGGGCGACAATACCCCGCGTTCGCGCCGCGACGCCGCTTGA
- the rplV gene encoding 50S ribosomal protein L22 — protein MSKPKRERSLADNEAKAVARMLRVSPQKLNLVAQLIRGRKAAAALADLQFSRKRIAVDVKKCLESAIANAENNHDLDVDDLVVAEAHVGNGIVMKRFAPRGRGRSGRVFKPFSHLTIVVRQVEAEASA, from the coding sequence ATGAGCAAACCAAAGCGCGAACGTAGCCTCGCGGACAATGAGGCCAAGGCCGTCGCCCGCATGCTGCGCGTCAGCCCGCAGAAGCTGAACCTGGTGGCGCAGCTGATCCGCGGCCGCAAGGCTGCGGCAGCGCTCGCCGACCTGCAGTTCTCGCGCAAGCGGATCGCGGTCGACGTCAAGAAGTGCCTGGAATCGGCGATCGCCAACGCCGAGAACAATCATGACCTCGATGTCGACGATCTCGTCGTTGCCGAGGCGCATGTCGGCAACGGCATCGTGATGAAGCGTTTTGCTCCGCGCGGCCGTGGCCGTTCGGGCCGTGTGTTCAAACCGTTCTCGCACCTGACCATCGTGGTTCGTCAGGTCGAGGCCGAGGCAAGCGCCTAA